The genomic segment TACCGCCGTGATCGGCCCGGAAGGCAAGGTGCTTGAAGTGCAGATTCGTACCCATGCCATGCACGAAGACGCTGAGTTGGGTGTTTGTGCTCACTGGCTGTACAAGGGTACCGATACCAACGGCAAGGATCACGGCTACGAACAGAAAATTGCCTGGCTGCGACAAGTGCTGGAATGGCACGAAGAACTGGATGACCTGCCGGAACTGGCACGGGAATTACGCAGCGACATCAATCCGGATCGTATCTACGTTTTTACCCCGGATGGTCATGTGGTGGACTTGCCGCCGAGTGCAACACCGGTGGATTTTGCCTACCGGGTACATACCGAAGTGGGCAACAAGTGTCGTGGTGCCAAGGTTAATGGCCGCATAGTGCCTTTGACCTACATTCTCAAAACCGGTGAACAGATTGAAATTCTGACTCATCCCAATGCCAACCCCAGCCGTGACTGGTTGTATCCAGAGTCCGGGTATATCCATACCAGCCGGGCCAGGGCCAAAGTCGCGCACTGGTTCAAGTTACAGGCGCGGGATCAGAACATCGATGAAGGACGTGCGCTGGTACTGCGTGAACTGGATCGTCTGGATCTGGCGCAGGAACCCCTGCACGATATCGCCCAGAATATGAACATGAAGTCGATCGATGACATGTTTGCTGCGGTCGGCGCTGGTGATATGCGTGTCGGTCAAATTGTCCATGCCGTACTGCGTCAGGCCGATGTCGGGCAGCCCCAGCAAGAATTACCCTTGGCTCGCAAGACGGCGGAGACAACCGTCAAACCGGGCAAGGACGATATTTACATTGAAGGTGTGGGCAACCTGTTGACTCAAATGGCGCAATGTTGTCAACCGTTACCCGGCGACGATATTCGCGGCTATGTCACCATTGGTCGTGGTGTGACCGTGCATCGCAGCGATTGTGAAAATCTGCTGCACCTGGAGGCGATTGAGCCAAGTCGTGTCCTGCAAGTCACCTGGGGCGTCAAACCGACCCGCACCTACCCGGTCGAAATGTCGATTCTGGCGTATGACCGTACCGGCCTGTTACGTGACGTCAGTGCGGTACTGGCGAATGAGCGGGTTAATGTAATCGGCGTGAATACCCAGTCGAACCAGGGCGACAATACCGCCAGTATGCAGTTGACGGTGGAAGTCGAAAGCCTGGAAAACCTCGGCCGTTTGATGAAAAAAATCGAACAACTGCCCAACATCATGTCGGCCCGCCGTATTCGCGGGGGGCAGTCCTGATGTATCAGCTGGACGATTTACTGACGCTGATGGCCCGGTTGCGCAACCCGAAAACGGGTTGCCCCTGGGATCTGCAGCAAGACTTCGCCAGCATCGTGCCCCATACGCTGGAGGAAGCCTACGAAGTCGCTGATGCCATCGAACGCCAGGACTGGCCTCATCTCGAAGAGGAATTGGGTGACCTGCTGTTCCAGGTGATTTTTTATGGTCAATTGGGTGTCGAACAGCAGCATTTTTCGGTCGCCAGTATTATCGACCGTCTGGTGGCCAAGCTGATTCGTCGTCACCCTCATGTGTTTCCGGCTGGTACGCTGGAGAGCGAACGTGATCCATCGATAACACCGCAAGCAGCCGAGATCAATGCCCATTGGGAGGCTATCAAGGCAGCAGAGAATGCCGCCAAGCCGACACCCCATCCGCCTCGTTTACTGGATTCTGTTCCAGCCACCATGCCGGGTTTGACCCGCGCCGTAAAATTGCAGAAAAAAGCCTCAACGGTCGGATTTGACTGGAATAATCCCCACGCGGTGGTCGACAAGATTCGTGAAGAGCTGGATGAAGTGATTGTCGAGATGGATGCGAATGACCATCAGCGGCTGGAGTCTGAAATTGGTGATCTGCTGTTTGCCGTGGCCAACCTTGCACGTCATTACCATATTGATCCCGAGGTTGCAGTACGTGGCACCAACCAGCGTTTTAGTCAGCGTTTTGCGGTGGTCGAAGAGCGTGCCCAGGCGGCGGGTGGCTGGCACCAGGTAACTCTCAGAGAGATGGAAACCTCCTGGCAAATCGCCAAACAACAGGAAAAACGGCAACAGGAAAAATGACAACAGCAGCAAGCAGACTGATCCGAATCAGCCATGGCTCTGCTGATTGCGGAAGCAGATCAACAGGGCCAATGACAGTCAGGCCTGGCCTGAAAGCTAATGCTAATGTTTGTCGTTATTGGCTTGCTCCAGGTGTTTGCGGGTCAACTCCAGAAATGCCGGGGTAGGCCCTATATCTTCATATACCGGAAACCCCTCTTCGTCGCGTGCGACCACCGTATTCCCGGCAACATAGGGGAAACCACTGGCAAGGTCATTTAACGCCGCATGCACCAGATCGCGTAACAGTCGTTCCTGCGACAGACCTGGGAACATTTCCAGCAAGGCCTCTACACGAGCCGCATCCTTGACGTTGAGTGAAATCGGATAGCTGCGGTCACCGACCGGATCGCCATATTCCTGTTCCCAATGGGCCATCAGAGCAGACGCTTTCATATTAATCTCCTTTCACAATGTCCTTTTATTTTGGTATGAATTGCAGTGAAGGTTCAGAAAACTTACGGAAACAACGGGACAACCTGGGCAAAAAAAGACAACTGCCAGCTCTGTCACGTGACTATTTGACGTAAAACCGATCATTCAGGAGGGCGAATCGATGAGCGAGCTGGATCCACTATTACGCGACAAGGTGAAAATGCTGGGCAAGATGCTGGGCAATACCATCCAGGCCAGTCAGGGCCGTGAGGTACTGGACTCAATCGAGTCCATTCGCAAACAGGCCAAACGTGCTCGCGGTGGCGACTCGGGTGAGCGAGAACAGCTGCTGACAACGCTGAAAAACCTGCCGGAAGAAACCTTGCTGCCTGTCGTGCGCGGCTTTAACCAGTTTCTCAATCTGGCCAATATTGCTGATCAGCAACACGGCAGCAGCTGGCGTCGTGCCGAAGCACTGCAATCGGGTCTGGATACCATGTTTCCGGATTTACTGGAACGGCTTGAGACCGCAAGTGTGGCGGTTGACGGTTTGAGTGAGCGCATCGCCAGCCTTAATATTGAACTGGTATTGACGGCCCATCCTACCGAAATTACGCGCCGAACCCTGATTCAGAAATACGACGCCATCACTCGCTTGTTGCAGCAACGGGATGATCTGCATGATGAGCACCCCCTGCTGGGTGAACTGGATCAACGCCTGGCTCGGCTGATTGAAGAAATCTGGCACACCAACGAAATTCGCAAAACCCGTCCGACGGCAGTGGATGAAGCCCGCTGGGGGTTTGCGGTGGTGGAAAATTCGCTTTGGGCGGCGGTGCCGCAAATGATGCGGGATCTGGATCAGCAATTGCTGGCGCGTGGTGGTTCCGTATTGCCGCTGGATGCCGCACCGGTACGGTTTGCTTCCTGGATGGGCGGTGACCGTGACGGCAATCCGAATGTCACGGCGCAGGTGACGCGAGAAGTGCTTTACCTGGCTCGTTGGATGGCAGCCGACCTGTATCTGCGTGACATTGATACGCTGGGTAATCAGTTGTCGATGGCGGCGGCTTCAGCAGAACTCCGGCGGGCCTACCCTAATGACCCGGACGAACCCTATCGGGCCTGCCTGCATGCGTTAAGGTCACGGTTGGTGGATACCAAGCAGTGGGCCAATGGTTGCATCAAACAGCAAGAGACCAGCGGAAACCCTCTGACTCGGGATGATGAGCTGCTGGAGCCGTTAACCCTGTGTTATCGCAGTTTACTGGAGCAAGGCATGGAGACCATTGCCGACGGCCAGTTACTCGATACCATTCGCCGGGTGGCCTGTTTTGGTGTATCGCTGGTACGCCTGGATGTCCGACAGGAATCCTCGCGCCATGCCGGTGTGATGCAGGAAATCTGTTTGTACTATGGCTGGGGTGATTACCTCAGTTGGACGGAAGACGAAAAGCAGACGTTTTTGCTCCGTGAGTTGGCGTCCCGGCGACCTCTGGTACCCAAGCACTGGCAGCCGTCGGCGGAAGTCCGTGAGGTTCTGGAGACGGTTGCGGTACTGGCGACGGAAGCCGGAGACGGGGTGTCTTGTTACATTATCTCCATGGCCAGCGAACCCTCGGATATTCTCGCCGTTGCCTTGTTGCTGCAGGATGCCGGTGTGCGTGAGCATTTCCCGGTGGTGCCACTGTTCGAAACATTGGGCGATCTGCAACAGGCGTCATTGCGGATGAGCAAGCTGTGGGCTGTCGACTGGTATCGGAGTTACTGCGAGCAGCGGCAGCAGGTCATGATTGGTTATTCTGACTCTTCCAAGGATGCCGGCCAGTTAGCCGCTGTCTGGGCGCAATATCAGGCCCAGGAAGCGTTGACCCGGACGGCCAGTGACGCCGGTATTTCCCTGACCCTGTTCCATGGCCGTGGCGGTACCGTCGGTCGTGGCGGTGGCCCGGCCCATCGGGCGATTCTGGCTCAGCCGCCGGGTTCCGTGGCCGGTGGTTTGCGGGTGACAGAGCAAGGGGAAATGATCCGCTTCAAATTTGGCCAGCCAGATGTGGCCCGCCGTAATCTAAAAATCTATGTGTCTGCGGTACTGGAAGCCAATTTACTGCCACCTGAGCCAGCCCGCATCGAGTGGCGTGAGCAAATGACTCGTCTGGCGGAACGGGGGGTTGCATCCTACCGTGCCATGGTCAGAGATACTCCTGAGTTCGTGCGCTATTTTCGCAGCGCGACGCCGGAACCGGAGCTGGGCAAACTGGCGCTGGGCAGTCGACCGGCAAGGCGCAAGGCGGGTGGTGGTATCGAAACTCTGAGGGCGATTCCCTGGATTTTTGCCTGGACCCAGATGCGGCTGATGTTGCCCGCCTGGCTTGGCTCGGACGAAGCGCTGGATGACTGCCAACAACAGGGCGATTTGCCGGTTTTGCAGCAGATGTATCAGGACTGGCCGTTTTTCCGTACTTATATCGACATGCTGGAAATGGTGGTATCTAAAGCCGATGCTGCGATTGCCCAATATTATGAAGCTCGTCTGGTCGAACCAGAGTTGCAGTTATTGGGTAGCCAGTTGCGCCAACGTCTTGATAAGGTTAAGACTTTGGTGCTGGCGATTAATCGCCAACAGGCCTTGCTTGCCAGCCATCCAATATTGCGAGATTCCATGGCAGTACGTGATCCGTACACCGATCCGTTGCACTATTTGCAAGTGGAGTTGTTGTATCGTGAACGGCAACATCCGGAAATTGTCAGCCAGCTGGTTGAGCAAGCCTTGATGGTCACAATGGCCGGGATTGCAGCAGGCATGAGGAATACCGGTTAACGGGGTTCTCTTGCCGTTGGCCGCTGTTGTCTGCCGGGTAAGCAATTACCTGTGTCAAACCAGTACTACACAGAGGCTTTGTGAAACGGGTAATATCCTGTTTTGACTCAGCACTGATTTGACCAGGTTAGTGGGTTTTGTACGACCTGGGGATAATGCCTCAGGTCGTAGTACGCCGCGTTAAAATGATAACAATCAAAGCGGTATACCAAAGTCGTGCGTTACTCTGGCGGGAATTTGGTCACAATAAGTTGAGATCAGACCTGTGCCAGAGTAAGGTTACAGCTATTTTTTGGCTGGTTAAAAAATAATCATAATTTTGACCAGATGGATCCAAACCAATCTAACAACGAGGGGAAGCGCATGCGCGTAATTCTTTTGGGCGCACCTGGTGCAGGCAAAGGCACTCAGGCTCAGTTCATTTGTGAAAAATTTGAAATTCCACAAATATCGACCGGCGACATGCTGCGTGCGGCAGTCAAAGCCGGTTCCGAGCTTGGTCTCAAGGTCAAGGAAATCATGGAAACGGGTGGTCTGGTATCGGATGAAATTATCATCGATCTGGTCAAGGAACGCATTGCTCAGGACGACTGTGTTAACGGTTTCCTGTTCGATGGTTTTCCTCGTACGATTCCGCAGGCAGAAGCCATGCTGGAAGCCGGTGTGACGATCGATAATGTGGTTGAAATTGATGTGGACGATGAAGAAATCGTCAAACGTCTGAGTGGTCGTCGCGTTCACCCTGGTTCAGGCCGTGTTTACCACGTGGTCTTTAATGCTCCTAAAGTGGCTGGCAAAGACGACGAGACAGGCGAAGATCTGGTGCAGCGTGATGATGACCAGGAAGCGACCATCCGCAAGCGCCTGTCGATCTACCACGAACAGACCGAACCACTGGTTGCTTTTTACAAGCAGCTGGAAGCCAAACAAGATGCCAATTCACCGAAATACAGTCATATTCCCGGTGTTGGCTCGCTGCAAGACATTACCAATACCGTGATGGCAGCGCTGGGTTAATCCCCAGATCGCTGGAAAGAAGCTCCTTCGGGAGCTTTTTTTAGGTCTGCTGATTCTGTCAGCGAGTCGGGTTTGCTCTGCTATACTGCGCGTTTTTTAACAGAAGGCAGGGTTTGGAATGGCCAATTTGCTGATTGTTGATGCCTCTTCGGCGTTGTGTTCTGTCAGTCTGATCTCGGCCGCTGGTGTCCAGGATCTTACCGAAAGACAACCCCGCCGCCATGCCCAGCGGCTGTTGCCGATGATCGACGAGGTGCTGCAGGTGGCCGGGGTGGACAAAACAGCTCTGGATGGTCTGGCTTTTGCCCGTGGCCCCGGCTCATTCACCGGTATCCGTATCGCCGTGAGTGTTATTCAGGGTATTGCGTTGGGGTTGAACCTGCCGGTCTATGGCTTTTCGACCTTGCAGTTGCTGGCACAACAGGCACTGGCCGAAACGACGGTGGGTCAGGTCGTGACTGTGCTGGATGCGCATATGGGCGAGGTCTTCTGGGCTGTCTACGAACGGAATGACGAGCAGGATGGACTGCTTTGTCGGCTGGTTGGCGTTGAGCAGGTCAGTGACCCACAGCGTTGTGTGGATGGTTTGCAGTACATGCTGCAGGCGCATCAAATCGATCCTTATAACTGCGTGTTGGCCGGTAATGGCGTAGCGCTGCTGACACTGGAAGATCGATTACCTGCACTGTCTGTCGTTGACGGTATTGAACCCTTGAGTCACTACGCGGTCGATCAGGTCGCCAATGCCTGGCAGCGGGGGGAATTTGCTGGCTTCGAGGATTTCCCCCCCGTATATTTGCGCGACTCTGTCGCCTGGAAAAAACTGGACGAGCAACCAAGCCTGCTCAAACGCTGAGGAACCAATCGTGGGAATTTTTGAAACAGTCGTCTTGGCGATCCTGCAAGGGATTACCGAGTTTTTACCGATCTCCAGCTCCGCTCACCTGATTTTGCCCTCACAGGTGTTCGGCTGGCCAGATCAGGGGTTGGCTTTTGATGTCGCAGTGCATTTTGGCACCTTGCTTGCGGTTGTCTGGTATTTCCGTAATGAGCTGCAACGCATGATCGTGGGTTGGGTGACGACCGGATTTACCAGCACGCCTAATGAAGATGGGCGTTTGTCCTGGCTGGTGGCCATTGCTACGGTACCGGCTGTGATCGTGGGGTTACTGGGTCAGGATTATATCGAAGCCAATTTGCGTTCGACCCTGGTGATTGCGATCACGACGATTGTTTTCGGTATCGTGCTGGGTGTGTCTGATCGCTGCAAGCCGCATCGTGGCAGCCTGACCGAAATGACTGTGGCACTGGCGCTGGCGATTGGTATTGCTCAGGCGTTGGCGTTGATACCAGGGACATCCCGCTCAGGCATTACCATGACGGCGGCGCTATTTCTGGGCTTTCATCGTCTGGATGCGGCGCGTTTTTCCTTTCTGTTATCGGTTCCCTTGATTCTGGCTGCCGCTGGCCTCAAGGTCGTGGAATTGCTGCAGGCGGCAGAGGGTGTTGACTGGTTCCATTTGTTGTTGGGGATGGCGGTGTCTGGCATCAGTGCCTGGGCCGGAATTCACTACTTCCTGCAGTTGGTCGATAAGCTGGGCATGTTGCCGTTTGTGATCTATCGCTTGCTGCTGGGTGTGCTGCTGTTGCTGTTTTTTGTCTGATGTTGATCAGCCAGCTATGTCTGAGTTGATTTGTCTGGCCCCGCAGCGCGCGGCTGAAGCCGCTGTGTGGGCCTGTCGATATGGCTTGATCCCTGCACCAGTGGAACAACTGCGGAATCCCGGTTTTCACCTTTGTCTTGATGACAGTGGTTTGTCATTGCGTGAAGGGGCCGCTGGCAAGGCGGTTGTACGGGTTGACTTTACCGGCGGTACTGCAGCTCATCGGCGCCGTTTTGGCGGTGGCATGGGACAGGATATTGCCAGGGCTGTTGGCGTCTCGGGTGCTTATAAACCCAGTGTGATTGATGCGACAGCAGGATTGGGACGAGACAGCTTTGTGCTGGCAACTCTTGGTTGTCAGGTGGTTGCCCATGAGCGTCAGCCGGTTGTGGCGGCGCTGTTGGATGATGGCCTGATACGTGGGCGGCAAGACATCGAGGCCGGAGAGATTGTTGCCCGTATTCGATTGTCGTTTGGCTCCAGTCATGAGCTGCTGGTTGCTGAAACAGAGGCATCGCGTCAGCCGGATGTGGTTTATCTTGATCCGATGTTTGGTGAGGATGCCAAAGGTTCGGCCCAGGTTAAAAAGGATATGCAGGCGTTTCGTTCACTGGTGGGTGGTGACGCCGACGCCGACGGGCTACTGGATGCGGCGCTGCAAACCGCTCGCTGTCGGGTGGTGGTGAAGCGGGGGCGCAAGGCCAAGCCTCTGGCCAATCGGCCCCCTTCTTATGCCCTGACGGGCAAGTCCAATCGTTTCGATGTCTATGTGCTGGCCAAGGTGGCACCACTCTGACAGTGGCTGCTGTGTCCTGTAGTGTTCAGGGTTGCAGGGTCAGGACTCAGATACAACGCAAAATACTGTGCCGCACACTGCCGTCCAGTGCTTGCTCCAGCTGTTCGGTCAGTGCGACCAGGGCATCACCAAACGCCAGTACGTTATGCGCTTGCTGACTCAATATGCCCTGATCTAACAGCTGTGAGACAAGCGTGCGAAACAGTGTGGCGTCAAAAAATTCCGGTGCATTCAAGCCATGCAGCAAGCTGACCCGCTGTGCAATCAGTGAGCATTGTTGCTCCAGCTGCTCTGCTGTCAAGGTGCCTGAACGTCGTTGTCGGAGCAGCGCCAGGGCCAGATAGTCGCGTTCCAGTGTCGGCATCATCAGCTTGGCCAGTGCCGTGAGTTCGGTATAGCTGGCCTCTCTGTCATCCACGGCGCAGTAGTGATTGTCGCTGCATTCCAGATAATCGGCGTCGCAAAGGGTTGCCAGCCAGCCGTCAATAACGGTGTCCAGTTGGGCTGTTGACCAGGGCAAAAATAGCTCTGCCTGCAAGTAGGGGTAGAGGGTCTGGATTAGTGATCGTAATTGCTCTGGTTGCAGCGGTTGGCGGTGTATCAGCAAGCAGCTCAGCACCGAGGGGATCGCCAGCAGATGCAGGACGTTGTTGCGGTAGTAGGTCAATGCGATCGCCTGGCGATCATCAGCGTATATCAGGTCACCCATGCTGTGGCTCTGACGCTGAATACTGCCGAGGGTTTCGGCATGCTGAAGCCACTCGGCGGCATTACCCTGGGTGACTTGCGTGCGGCTACTCAAGGGCTGCTGGACGATTAATGCCGCCCAGTTTTCCAGCCGCTGGATCAGTGCTGCTTCTTCCATGGCCTCTCGTGGGCTTGTCAGTAATGCCATGGCGACCAGGTTGATCGGATTGACCGAGGTTGCCTGATTGATGCCAGTGACGATACGGCGGGCCAGATTGTCGACCACCGGGCGTGCCCAGTCGGGGCGATAGTGATTGGCCTGATAATCCTGTTCACGCCAGTCCGGCTGTTGTTGATTGAGAAATTCGGTCAGATAAATCGGTTCGCCAAAGTTGACCTGTACCTTGCCAAAGTTGCGCCGGAACGACTTCAGTGTGGTAATCACGCCGAGCAGGCTTTCTTTGCGCTTTTTCTTACCCTTCAGTTCCTGCTGATAACTGCCCGCTTCAAAGACTTTTTCGTAACCCAGGTAAACCGGCATAAACAGGATGGGCTTGCGGGCATCGCGCAAATAGCTGCGTAATGTCATGGCCAGCATCCCGGCTTTGGGTTGCAGTGTCCTGCCGGTGCGGCTGCGGCCACCTTCAACAAAATATTCAGCGGCATAGCCATGAGTAAAAATACTGTGTAAATACTCGTCAAAAACGGCGGCATACAGCGGGTTGTCGCGAAACGATCGGCGCATAAAAAATGCGCCGCTGCGGCGTAATATTGGCCCGGCAACCGGCAGGTTAAGATTAATACCGGCGGCAATTTGCGGGATTTGCAGACCATTGTGATAAAGCACATAAGACAGCAGCAAATAATCAATATGACTGCGGTGACAAGGGACATAAATAATCTCGTTGTCTCTGGCGGCAGTTTTTAACGGATCAATATGGCTGACCTGAACCCCATCGTAGAGGGTATTCCACACCCAGCTCAGTAATACATCCATAAATCGCACGGTGGTATAGGAAATATTGGAGGCAATTTCGTCGGCATATTTCAGTGCTTTCTGACGCGCCTGGGGCAGCGTCAGGCTGCGCTCCTGCATGGCCTGTTCAATCGCCGCCTGTACCAGCGGGCGGTTAGGGATCTGGCTGATCAGGGTGCGCCGATGGGACAGGTCTGGCCCGATGACGGTCGCGGAGACCAGTCGAAAGTGGATACGCAGCAGCAAGGCTGTTTTACGCGCCAGTCGTGTGGGTGTGCGAGTATCTTGTGCCAGTCGTTGCATCGACACCGGGCGGCTGATGTGCACAAAGGTATTGCGGCCATTAAACAGGATGGCCATCAGGGTGAAAATACGTCCGCCAAGGGTGCCACTGTTTTGCAGCCAGATGCGCAGAAAAGAACCTTCTTTTTCTGGCCCCCGTCCCCAGAATACCCGTACCGGTATCACTTCAATATCGCGATCGGGGTGAGCCAGCTGCCACTCGGCCAGTGTCTTCAGCGCTTTGCAGATCACTGGCTTGCCTGCTTTGCGGAAGGGGCTGCCAGAGCGGCGATAGACGTGAAAAAAAGGCTGCAGTCCTGCCTGGTTGAGTGGGCTGTTATCATCCAGTGGGCCGGTCCAGTCGAGTGTTTGTACCTCACGGTCAATTACCAGGGTTTCTGCCAATGAGGGGTAGAGCAAGGCATAAACCCGCAGAGTTCCGCCGGTAGCTGGCTGCTGCTGGGCTGGGCCTATCAGGCGGGTTTTAAGCAGGCTGTATAGCAGTGCCTGGAGCCAGCCGAGTAGTCGTAGGTGCCAGCGGGAAAGCCGGTTCATCCGTAATATCCTTGTTTGCTGTCATCGGAGCGATGCAGGGTTGATCATATACTGCCAGCCCGGTGAGGTTAATAATGGGGGGGTGGTGCATCATCCTGGGCGGATTTTATATCGCCTGTGTTGGCGGCCAATTGTTCCAGACGGCGGTTCATGAGCTGCATGGCCTGATGGGCCAGAGTGAAGTCTGCAGACAAGCGGGTTATCTGATCATTCAGTGTCTCGACCGTTTCGTCCATATAGCTCAGCCGGGTTTCCAGTTCGGTGATACGATCCAGTGCGTGGATCAGTTCAGGGGCGTTTGGGGTGTTACTCATTCGGGTTTGCTCACTGTGTTGAGGGGCAATTGCTATCATATTGATTTTTTAAGAGATTTAGGATTTCATGCAGGGAGGCTGATTGCCGCTATGATCCAGAATATAAAACAGTTTTAAACGTTAATTACAGGTATCGCAATGGTTCGTAAATTAAGTCTCGCTTTGCTGACAGCTGTTATTGTGTCAGTTGCTTTTTGGTTGTCGTTTCAGGGGTTGATGGGTGATGTACAGTTGCCGATGGCGCTACCGCTGATTGTCTTTGTTGCCGGTTTTGTCGCGGGTTTGCTGGTTGTCTCTCTGGCTGGTGCTGAGCAGCCTCCTCGTGGTCGCAGTACGGGCACAATTGTTGAGGAAGACGTTGAGGATGGTCGTGAGCGTGGTGTAGTGAAATGGTTTAATGTCAAAAAAGGTTTTGGCTTTATTACCTGGGATAGTGGCGAAGATGTCTTTGTGCATTTTCGTTCAATCCGTGGTCAGGGGCATCGCTCTCTGGCTGAAGGGCAAAGAGTCAAGTTTACTGTGGTACGGGGCGACAAGGGCCCGCAAGCAGAAGACGTGTCAGCGGTGCAATAAGCCGTCCT from the Candidatus Thalassolituus haligoni genome contains:
- the plsB gene encoding glycerol-3-phosphate 1-O-acyltransferase PlsB encodes the protein MNRLSRWHLRLLGWLQALLYSLLKTRLIGPAQQQPATGGTLRVYALLYPSLAETLVIDREVQTLDWTGPLDDNSPLNQAGLQPFFHVYRRSGSPFRKAGKPVICKALKTLAEWQLAHPDRDIEVIPVRVFWGRGPEKEGSFLRIWLQNSGTLGGRIFTLMAILFNGRNTFVHISRPVSMQRLAQDTRTPTRLARKTALLLRIHFRLVSATVIGPDLSHRRTLISQIPNRPLVQAAIEQAMQERSLTLPQARQKALKYADEIASNISYTTVRFMDVLLSWVWNTLYDGVQVSHIDPLKTAARDNEIIYVPCHRSHIDYLLLSYVLYHNGLQIPQIAAGINLNLPVAGPILRRSGAFFMRRSFRDNPLYAAVFDEYLHSIFTHGYAAEYFVEGGRSRTGRTLQPKAGMLAMTLRSYLRDARKPILFMPVYLGYEKVFEAGSYQQELKGKKKRKESLLGVITTLKSFRRNFGKVQVNFGEPIYLTEFLNQQQPDWREQDYQANHYRPDWARPVVDNLARRIVTGINQATSVNPINLVAMALLTSPREAMEEAALIQRLENWAALIVQQPLSSRTQVTQGNAAEWLQHAETLGSIQRQSHSMGDLIYADDRQAIALTYYRNNVLHLLAIPSVLSCLLIHRQPLQPEQLRSLIQTLYPYLQAELFLPWSTAQLDTVIDGWLATLCDADYLECSDNHYCAVDDREASYTELTALAKLMMPTLERDYLALALLRQRRSGTLTAEQLEQQCSLIAQRVSLLHGLNAPEFFDATLFRTLVSQLLDQGILSQQAHNVLAFGDALVALTEQLEQALDGSVRHSILRCI
- a CDS encoding SlyX family protein, which produces MSNTPNAPELIHALDRITELETRLSYMDETVETLNDQITRLSADFTLAHQAMQLMNRRLEQLAANTGDIKSAQDDAPPPHY
- a CDS encoding cold-shock protein gives rise to the protein MSVAFWLSFQGLMGDVQLPMALPLIVFVAGFVAGLLVVSLAGAEQPPRGRSTGTIVEEDVEDGRERGVVKWFNVKKGFGFITWDSGEDVFVHFRSIRGQGHRSLAEGQRVKFTVVRGDKGPQAEDVSAVQ